CCTGAGCGGCAGCCGGGCCGAGATCGACATCCGCAAGCTGATGGCCAAGCGCCTGATGCTGAAGGGCTCGACCCTGCGCGCCCGGCCGCTCGCGGAGAAGGCGGCCATGCTCGAGGGCTTCATGGCGCGCTTCTGGCAGCCCCTGGTGGGGGGCGAGATTCGGCCCGTCATCGACACGGTCCTGCCCGTCGAAGAGGCGCAGAGGGCGCACGAGATCATGCGAAACAACGAGAACATCGGCAAGATCATCCTGAAGGTGCGCGACTAGCCGCGGCCGGCGACCTCGATCCTGGGCGGCTTGCCTCATACCGGCCACGTCACAATCTGCTAGCATTGTGGAGGTCGGTTACACTTCATGCCGGTGCTGTTGGCGGCGGCAGGTAGGTGACAGCAGGTAGATGACAGCAGGCCAAGGGGGTAAGCCATGAGGGTTTTTTTGCTTCGCACGGTTGGGGTGACGGTTCTCTTCGCGGCGGCGCTGGCCTTCGCGCAGCCGCTGACGCGTCTGGCGCCCGCCGAGACGGTCTTTAGCTTGGGCTTTGGCGGGGGCGCCGAGGTCGGCGGGACGCTGCTGAATGAGCTCGCGGCGCTCGACTGGGAGCGGGCCAGGGAGACGCTCAGGCGGATGAGCCTGGTCGGGCTCGAGGCCGGGGCCGAAGACGCGGGCAGCTTGGACGCCTTTTTCGACTTTCTCGCCGACCCGAACGAGCTCGCCGCGCGGCTGGCGGAGGGCTGCGCGCCGCTGGCGGAGGCGATCGCGGCGGAGGGCGTGCCGCTCTTGGGCGAGGAGGCGCTCCTGAGCGTGAGCTCGAGCCCCTACAACCCCCTGCCCGCCGTCACCGCGCTCGTCCGTCTGGACGACGCCCAGCTGCCGAGCGCCCGGCGGTTGCAGGAGGCGCTTCTCGCCTGTGCCCAGCGAGGCGAGGAGGGTCTCCTCAGCCTCGAGGAGGGCGGCGTGCCGCTCTACGTGCTCGGCGACGGCGGTGACCTGCCGGTCATCATCGGCCAGTTGGACACGCTCTTTTTCGCGGGCACCAATCCCGACACCCTGCGCGGCGTGGTGCGGCGGGCCGGGGGCGCCGACGAGCCGAGCCTGGCGGACCGCCGCCTTACGCTGGCGAGCGAAAGCTTGAGCGCCGAAGGCTTTAGCCTGAGCCTCGATTTTGCCGCGCTGGCCGAGGTGCTTCAGGGGTTGAGCGGCTTCATGGCGAGCCCCGAGACCGAGCCCTTGTTGCGGCGCGCCTTCGCCTTGCTGCGCACTCTGGGCGGTGTCGCGGGCGCGGTCAGCCTGACGGATGAGGGCGTGCTCGTCGAGTGGTTGAGCGCCAGCGACCCAGGAGGCGGCGACGAGGCCCTGCTCGAGCTCCTGCGCTGCCAGGACTGCCTGCTCGCAGACGCCCCCTTCCTGCCCGAGGGAAGCGTGGCCTTGAGCGGGCGCGTCTTGTTGCTCGAGCGCTGGTTCGATTACCTGCAGGGTTGGTTGGGCGACGCCGAGCCGCTGCTCGGCGAGCGCCTTGACTTGCGCGCGCTTTTGCTCGAGCAGGGCCTCGACTTGGACGCTGGGCTCTTCGACTGGCTGGGCGAGGAGGTTTTTGAGGTGGGCCTCGAGCCCTTGAGCAGCGACCTCGCCTCGCTTATCTACCGACCCGCGCGGGTTCTCGCCGTGGCGGTGCGAAGCGAGGAAGCAGCGCGCGCGGGGCTCGAGCTCTGGCTGGACGCCTTGCCGCGCTGGCTGGACGGTTTGGGCAATGGTTTGGGCAATGGTTTGGGCAATGGCGCGGCGGGTGGTTTGAGCATCGGTTCTGGTGGAATCCTGGGGGTCTTGCCCGGCGAACTTCGCAGAGATGCGGCCGGGACGACCTCGCCTCTCGCCGCGATCGTTCGCGAGAGTTACGTTGAACGCGGCGTGCAGATCGAGCGCTACCGCGCGGGTCCGACCTTCGACCTGGCGGTGGCTTTCGTCGACGGCTTTATGCTGGTCGGCTCGCCGTCTTACGCGTTGCCGCGGCTGCTCGACGCGCGCAGCGAGCGCGCCTCCGGGCCCGCCGCCTACCGCGCGGCGCGCGACGCCGCTCCCGAGGCGGTAAGCGCCTTTCACTTCCGCGACGACCGCGTGATCGTCACCAGCTTGGCCGACCTCGGCAGCCTGCTCAGCCAGCCGCTGGCCTTCGTCCTTTCCGCCGGGCTCGAGGCCGCCGCCGAGGCCGATGACCCTGCCGATGACCCTGCCGATGACCCTGCCGATGACGGTGCTGGGGATGAGAGCGTAGCGAGGCCAAGAACCGCGCCGCCCAGTTTTGCCGACATCTTGCAGCTCAGCGACCTGCTGCCGCAGGCCATGTTCATCCTCGGCGACCACCTGGCTTACAGCGAGGGCTACAGCGAACTGCGTCCCGAGGGGGTGTACAGCCGCCTGCTCATCCGGGTCGATTGGTAAGCGAGAATCGGCGCCAGCCGCTTCGGCAAGAGACGGCAAGGAGGCCGGGTTGCGTCCGGCCTCTCTTGGTTGTCGGCGCGTTTGTCGGGGTCTGACGGGAAGATGAAGCCGACGCCTTGCGCGCTCGAGCTAAAGGCGCTCGTCGCTCCGGTCGCGGCGGCGAATCTCCTTGACGACCCTGGTCAGCAGCTCGCTTGGTCCCACCTCGAAGTGCTTGCCGAACGAGCAGCTCTCGCAGACGAGGCCGACCTCGCTGCTCTCGAAGGAACGGGCCTGTGGGGTCGCCTCGAGGCTCAGTTCATAGCCGCAGTGGGGACAGAGCGGCGTGAGCGAGGAGACATCCGGGCTGTCGCCGTCCCAGCGCCACTGCCAGTCGAGATCGAAGATGCGATCGCCGAGGTAAGGGTTGCCGGCGCGCCGGGCGGCCAGGCGGGCCGCGCTCAGGCGCAGGGCGGTGAGGCTCAAGGACAGCAGACTGGTGAGGCTCAAGGCCACCACCAGCCAGAGCGGCACGACGAAGCCCTGGCCCATAAAGGCGGCGGCGCCCGTCAGCCCGCGCCAGAAGAGGGCGAGCGGGTTCACGGAGGTAATCAGGTACAAGAGAAACATGCCGGTGACGACCGTCGTCACCGGCAGGAGCAGCTTGGCCGTGGGCAACCGCAACCTGCGCAGGCTCTGGCTACCGTCCCTGGCGACCGCGATCATGCTGTCGAACTTGGTCTGTTTTACGCTGTCCATGCACCCCTTTCCGACACCCTACGCATCCCCATGCGCACTCGAGATCTGCTGGCGAGATCTGCTGGCGAGATCCACCCGACCCGCTACCCGTCCTGTCAGGGCCGCGCTGTGAAATCCTCCCAAGGGGCAACCCGCGCTCATCATACCCAAACGCAGCTCTCGTCGCTCCTATAGTCTAGAAAACAGGGCCGGCAGGTGGGGCGAATAATTGCACTCCAGTAATTGCACTCCAGTAATTGCACGTCAAGGCACGGCGCATGGGCGTGAGCGGCAAGGGTCCTCCGGCACGCCAAGGGCGCTCGCGCGCCGCCGCATTGCTGCCTGCGCCCGATTTGCTCGGCGTGGCCGGCGCTATACTTGATGCCTGAACTTGCATGCCCGAACTTGCATGCCTGAAACAACCGCTGCCCGAAGCCGTCAAACTACCCCATAAGGAGACGACAATGCCGGAACTGCTCGATCTGCTCAGCCAACAACTCGGCGGAGAACGCGTGAATCAGCTCAGCCAAGAGATCGGTGCCGATGAGGCCAGCACCCAGTCGGCCCTGTCGGCGGCCTTGCCGCTGCTCATCGGCGGCCTCAGCCGCAACGTCGAGGGCTCGAGCGAAGGCGCGCGCTCGCTCGACGCCGCCCTCGACGAAGACCACGACGGCAGCCTTCTCGACAACCTGGGCTCCTTTCTGGGAGGCGGTTCGGGAGCCGCGGGCGGCCTGCTCGGCGCGGCGGCCTCGCTGTTAGGAGGTGGGCGGCGCCAGGCGACGGACGGCCAGGGCATCTTGCGCCACGTCCTGGGCGGCCAGCGCACCCCCGTCGAGCGGGGAATCAGCCGGGCTAGCGGCCTCGACGACGGCAAGGTGAGCAGCCTGCTCACGCTTTTAGCGCCGCTGGTGATGAGCGCTCTGGGCCGTGTCAAGCGCCAGCAGAACCTGGGCGCCGACGGGCTGAGCGCGCTCTTGGAGCGCGAGCGGAGCACGCTCGAGCAGCGCGCCCCCGCCACCTCGCCCGGCGGGCTCCTCGAGCTGTTCAACACCCGCGACGACGGGCAGCTGAGCGAGACCGTCGCTCAGCTTGGCCGCTCATTGGGCGCGGGGCTGTTCGGCAATTCCGGCGGCAAACGCTCGTAACGCCCGCCGCTCTTGACGCCCGCGAGACATGTCCTTGACGGGACCGGTCAAGGCAAGTTCCTCGTCAGGGGCATGGCTGAATGAGGCGTAAACAATAACGGGGTACAGCCACCGCAACACCTGCGGGCGGCTTTATCCTGATCGTACCGAGCCTAGCTCTGGACGGGCGCGAGGGGCAAGGCCTGGTCGTTCACCACGCGGTGATAGTGGGTGATGGTGGGCTCACCCTGCCGCCAGGACAAGTAGACCACCTCGGCGCCCACCTGACTGGGAAAGTCGATGACGCCTGCGTCCACGTCCTTCAAGAAGACCCCTAAGCGGTCGAGCTCGGCCTTGCTGTCTTGAAGGCTGACCAGTGAAAAGGTGATATCGGTCTGCAGGTTGCGCGCCGTGATGCTGAGAGGTCTGGCCGTCTCGAGCGCCCCTTGCCCCCGGCTCACCTCCTCGATGGCGTCCTGCATGTCGCGCAGGTGGCGGTCGACGACGGGGATGAGTTCCTTGGCTTCTTGAACGGTAAAGAGCTTGTACATTCGTGCCACCTTTCTTGAACCCCACTATACCCGAACCCGGTCCCCGCTCCTGTCGTAAATAGCACAAAATATGAGCGTAGTCATATAAAGTCTTCCGACCGGCCTGGGGTTTCATGCCCAGTCTAGACTCTCTCCACAAGCAGAACGTGGCAAATCGCGCCTTTACCTTCATCGCGCCTTCACGCTGTTTGGCTTCCTCTCGCTCCGGGCTTGCCTCAGCCGGCGATGGGGCTGTTAAACTCTCAGGGTGACGCACGCTTCCACTCCGGCCGCACCTCCGGGAGCACCTCTGGCCGAGAGGCTGCGCCCGCGGACGCTGGACGAGATCGCCGGCCAGGCGCACCTGCTGGCGCCGGGCCGGCCGCTCCGGCGGGCCGTCGAACAGGACAGCCTGCGCTCGATAATCTTGTGGGGGCCGCCGGGCGTCGGCAAGACTACCCTGGCTCGCGTGGTCGCCGCTACTACCCGGGCGCGCTTCATCAGCCTGTCGGCGGTGTCGGCGGGCGTCAAGGACGTGCGCGAGGCGGTGCAGGCGGCCAGGCAGGCCCAGGCGTTGGGCGCGCGCACCATTCTCTTCCTGGACGAGGTGCACCGCTTCAACAAGGCGCAGCAGGACTTTCTGCTGCCCTTCGTCGAGGACGGCACCCTGACCCTGATCGGCGCCACCACCGAGAACCCTTCCTTCGAGGTCATCGGCGCCTTGCGCTCGCGCAGCCGCATCTTCGTCCTACAGGCGCTTTCGGAGGAGGACATCGGCCAGGTCCTGGCGCGGGCGCTCGAGCACCCCGAGGGCTTTGCCGGCCGCCTCAGCCTGGACGAGGAGGTGCTGGCGCTGCTCGCAGCCTGGGCCGACGGCGATGCGCGGCGCGCCTTGAACGCGCTCGAGGCCGTTGCCGCCTACGCCCAAGGGGGCCAGCTCGACGCGGAAACCGCCCGCGAGGTCCTGGGCCGCAAGGGTATGGCGCTCGACAAGGGCGGCGAGCACTTCTACAATCTGACGAGCGCCCTGCACAAGTCGGTGCGCGGCTGCGACCCCGACGCCGCGCTCTACTGGCTGGCCCGGCTCCTGGTTGGCGGCGCCGACCTTATGGTTGTGGCGCGGCGGCTGGTGCGCATCGCCAGCGAGGACGTGGGCTTGGCCGACCCCGGCGCCCTGCGCCTGGCGCTGGCGGCCCGTGACGCCGCGCGGTTCCTGGGCGCGCCCGAGGGCGAGCTGGCCCTGGCCGAGGCGGCCGTCTACCTGGCCCTGGCGCCCAAATCCAACGCCGTCTACCGCGCCTGGGGCGCCGCGAAGCGCGACGCCGAGGGGGCTTCGTTCGAGGTGCCCCTGCACCTGCGCAACGCGCCCACCGCCCTCATGAAGGGTGAGGGCTACGGCCGGGGCTACCTCTACTACCACGACGCCCCCGAGGCCAGCTTCAAGCAGCCCTACCGGCCGCCGGAACTCGCCCAGCGCTACTACGACGCCGCCGGCGAGGGCTGGGAGGGCAAGGTGAGGGAGCGCTTGGAGCGCTTTGCTCGGCTCAAGGAGCCTTCGTGAGCGCGCCCCAGCCGTCCGTGCTCGTCGTCAACGCGGGAAGCTCGAGCCTCAAGGTCAAGCTCCTGCCGGAGGGCCTTTCGCTCATGGTCGAGCGCATCGGCACGGCGGCGGCGGCGCTCGAGGGCGCAGGAAGAGACGCTGTCAC
Above is a genomic segment from Deinococcota bacterium containing:
- a CDS encoding DUF937 domain-containing protein produces the protein MPELLDLLSQQLGGERVNQLSQEIGADEASTQSALSAALPLLIGGLSRNVEGSSEGARSLDAALDEDHDGSLLDNLGSFLGGGSGAAGGLLGAAASLLGGGRRQATDGQGILRHVLGGQRTPVERGISRASGLDDGKVSSLLTLLAPLVMSALGRVKRQQNLGADGLSALLERERSTLEQRAPATSPGGLLELFNTRDDGQLSETVAQLGRSLGAGLFGNSGGKRS
- a CDS encoding replication-associated recombination protein A, whose protein sequence is MTHASTPAAPPGAPLAERLRPRTLDEIAGQAHLLAPGRPLRRAVEQDSLRSIILWGPPGVGKTTLARVVAATTRARFISLSAVSAGVKDVREAVQAARQAQALGARTILFLDEVHRFNKAQQDFLLPFVEDGTLTLIGATTENPSFEVIGALRSRSRIFVLQALSEEDIGQVLARALEHPEGFAGRLSLDEEVLALLAAWADGDARRALNALEAVAAYAQGGQLDAETAREVLGRKGMALDKGGEHFYNLTSALHKSVRGCDPDAALYWLARLLVGGADLMVVARRLVRIASEDVGLADPGALRLALAARDAARFLGAPEGELALAEAAVYLALAPKSNAVYRAWGAAKRDAEGASFEVPLHLRNAPTALMKGEGYGRGYLYYHDAPEASFKQPYRPPELAQRYYDAAGEGWEGKVRERLERFARLKEPS
- a CDS encoding DUF2203 domain-containing protein yields the protein MYKLFTVQEAKELIPVVDRHLRDMQDAIEEVSRGQGALETARPLSITARNLQTDITFSLVSLQDSKAELDRLGVFLKDVDAGVIDFPSQVGAEVVYLSWRQGEPTITHYHRVVNDQALPLAPVQS
- a CDS encoding DUF3352 domain-containing protein; the encoded protein is MLRTVGVTVLFAAALAFAQPLTRLAPAETVFSLGFGGGAEVGGTLLNELAALDWERARETLRRMSLVGLEAGAEDAGSLDAFFDFLADPNELAARLAEGCAPLAEAIAAEGVPLLGEEALLSVSSSPYNPLPAVTALVRLDDAQLPSARRLQEALLACAQRGEEGLLSLEEGGVPLYVLGDGGDLPVIIGQLDTLFFAGTNPDTLRGVVRRAGGADEPSLADRRLTLASESLSAEGFSLSLDFAALAEVLQGLSGFMASPETEPLLRRAFALLRTLGGVAGAVSLTDEGVLVEWLSASDPGGGDEALLELLRCQDCLLADAPFLPEGSVALSGRVLLLERWFDYLQGWLGDAEPLLGERLDLRALLLEQGLDLDAGLFDWLGEEVFEVGLEPLSSDLASLIYRPARVLAVAVRSEEAARAGLELWLDALPRWLDGLGNGLGNGLGNGAAGGLSIGSGGILGVLPGELRRDAAGTTSPLAAIVRESYVERGVQIERYRAGPTFDLAVAFVDGFMLVGSPSYALPRLLDARSERASGPAAYRAARDAAPEAVSAFHFRDDRVIVTSLADLGSLLSQPLAFVLSAGLEAAAEADDPADDPADDPADDGAGDESVARPRTAPPSFADILQLSDLLPQAMFILGDHLAYSEGYSELRPEGVYSRLLIRVDW